The DNA segment AGCCCGCGGCGGAAGGGTTCGTCTTCGAGGTGGCCCGGGGTCTCGCGGTGGACTACGAACCCGCCGAGGACCTGCCCCGCTTCTTCGCGGCCGCGGCCCGGGGGATCGAGGAGCGGCTGCGCTCGCCCGAGCACGGAGTCGTCGTCGCCGCTCGGGTGGTGCTGCGGCGGGCCCGCGCCGACACGTTCGGCTCGCACGAGCTTGCGTTCAGGATCGCGGGACATCTCGCAGCCCGCGAGGCCATGGAACGGGCTTAGCGCCGACGGAATCCTTCAGTCACGGTTGCCCAGCGGACTCCGCGCGAGGGAGGCGAGAAGTGCCTCCGGGCCGTCGTACACCACGTCCGCGCCCGCCTTCTCCAGGTCCTCGCGGGGGATGCCGCCGCAGAGGAGTCCCACGCAGGTGACCCCGGCCCGGCTGCCCGCCTGCATGTCCCACACGGTGTCGCCGACGAACACCGACCGCTCCGGTGCCGCGCCCGCCTGCTCCAGCGCCTGCTCGACCGGCTCGGGCGCGGGCTTGCCGTCGGAGACGTCGTCGGCACTCGCCATGCCGGAGATCGCGTCGTCGGCGTCGAGCGCGGTCCGCAGCGCGGACAGCTCCTGTCCGCCCGCCGACGTGGCCAGCACGACCTTCCAGCCGTCCTCCGCCAGCCGCCGCAACAGCCGCCCGGCGTCCGGGAGAGCCGTCAGCCGCCCGAAGTACTGCCCATACAGCGTCTTGTGCGCCGCACCGAGCGCCTCCGCCTCCTCCCGCGCCCGCTCCACGCCCAGCAGATGCTCCACCAGATCACTCGACCCCAGCCCGACGGCCCGGTGGATCGCCTGCGACGGCACATCGTGCCCCGCCTGCCGCAGCGCCTCCCACCACGCCGCGACATGCAGGTAGTTGGTGTCCACCAGAGTCCCGTCCACATCGAACACAGCGGCCCGCGCCGCGCCTTGGTCACCGCTGGGGGGCATGAATCGCACCTCGTCTCGTCGTACCTGCGATCACTGCCGGGTACCCGTTTTCCGTGAGGTGACCGCTCAGCTCTTCAGGAACTCCGCCACCCCCGCCACCAGCCGCGCCACGTCCTCCGCGTCGGTGTACGGCGACAGCCCCACGCGCAGGCCGCCCGTGGTGCCGAGGCCCAGGTGGCGGGAGGCTTCGAGGGCGTAGAAGGAGCCGGCCGGGGCGTGGATGCCGAGGGTGGCGAGGAAGTGGTAGGCGGCCTGGGCCGGGCGGTCCTGGAAGGTGAGGAGGAGGGTGGGGGTTCGGGTGGCCGCGTGGGAGTACGTCGTTACGCCGTCCAGGGCGTACAGGCCGGTCTCCGCCGTTTCGCGGAGGGCGTTCTCGTGGGTCTCGATCGCCGCGTAGGCCGACCGGAGGCGGTCCCGCCTGCCGGTCTGCCGGGTCGGGGCCAGGTCCGCGATGAAGTTCACGGCCGCTGTGGTTCCGGCCAGGGCCTCGTACGGCAGGGTGCCGAGTTCGAAGCGCTCGGGGACCGCGTCGCTGGACGGGGCGAGCTTGTCCGGGCGCAGGGTGGCGAGGAGCGCGGGATCGGCCGCGAGCACGCCGTGGTGGGGGCCGAAGAACTTGTACGGGGAGCAGACCGTGAAGTCGGCGCCGAGAGCACGCACGTCGACGTGGGCGTGCGCGGCGAGGTGGACGGCGTCGACGTGGAGCAGCGCGCCGGCTTCGTGCACGAGGGACGCGATGGCCGGGAGGTCGGGCCGGGTGCCGATCAGGTTGGAGGCGCCGGTCACGGCGACCAGCCGCGTGCGCGGAGTGAGCAGCGCGCCGACCGCCTCCGGTGGCAGCTCACCCGTCGCCGGGTCGAACTCCGCCCGGCGGACGACCGCGCCGACCCGTTCCGCCGCCTGGACCCACGGCCGGATGTTGGCGTCGTGGTCGAGCCGGGAGACGATCACCTCGTCCCCCGCCGTCCACCGCGCGGCGAGGGTGCGGGCGAGGTCGTACGTGAGCTGGGTGGCGCTGCGGCCGAAGACGATGCCTGCGGGGTCGGCGTTCAGCAGGTCCGCCATGGCGGCTCGGAAGTCGCCCACGATCCGCTCCGCGTTGATCTCGCCGGGCGCGACCGCACCCCGGATCGACAGGGGGCTGCTGAGGGCGCCCGCGATGGCCTCGATGACGGGCGTCGGGGTCTGGGTGCCCCCCGGACCGTCGAAGTGGGCGACACCGGAGGAGAGAGCGGGGAACTGGGCGCGCAGGGCGCTGACGTCGTAGGTCACGGGTCCTCGTATCGCGGTCTCGGGGCCGGTACCGCGCCTGCGGCACCCGGTGGATCGTCGCAGACGGGCGCCGCCGGTCAACAGGGCAGCGTGCTCAGCGAGCCCCCGGTGGCCCCCATGGCATACGAGGACCGGTGTCGCACGACACCGGTCCTCGCCCGGTCGGGCACGGGGTGTCCCCGGCGGGCGGATGAAGGGGCGCGACTCGCCCGGTGCGGTGCCCGAGCGGGCATGTGTTCCGTTTCGTCGGAGAGACAACGATGTCGTGTCACCGGCCTGGGCGCTATGGTGTTGTGAGGGGGAAGGTGCCGATTCGCGCTGACCGCGGACCGGCGACGCGTGGTGGGTGGACCGGGGGTGGGTCTGGCGGCAGGTGGTGACGATCGGGCTGCCGTGGCGCCGCCTTGTCATGCCCCCATCCGCCGCCTACGGTGCCGCAAGGTGCCGGACCCGCAGTCGCCGCCGACGCTGCCGTGAACCACTGGTCGGAACGCCGGTCCCCGTCGTCGTGCGGGCGGCCGCGGGAACGGATGCGATGAAGCACGACTCTCACTCCACGGGGCGGGGGAGAACCCGCCGGACCGCACGGCCGCCGCGCGCGGCGGCTCCCGGGCCAGGGCGCGACGTGTGCCGTACTCCCACCTTACTTGTCATGGACAGGGGATGACTTTGAGGCAGCCGGCCAATGGCAATCTGTTCGGCGCGGGCGACAGACTGGGTGCCGAGGAGGTGGCCGTCTACCGATGGCTCGCCACGCACCGCCAGTTCGACCCGTCCCGGATGGCCCAGGACCTGGGGCTCGACGAGGCGGCGCTGACGCGGACCGTCGACTCCCTCGTCCAACTGGGGCTGTTACAGCGCGACGCGGAGGACGACCGCGTCATGCGGGCGGTCGACCCGCATCTGGCCGCCGCCGTGGCCACCGCGCCGCTGGAGAGACTCATCCGCGAACAGCAGAACTCGCTGCGGGCCTTCCGTGACCAGCTGGCCCAGCTCTCCTCGCACTACGAGGAGGGGCTGCGCGGTGCTCCCGCCGCTCTCCAGACCATCCCCGCCCTGAGCGAGGTACGGGTCGCCCTGGACCGGGCCGCTCAGCTCTGCCGAGAAGAGATGCTCACGGTCCAGCCGGGCGGCACCCGCGCTCCCGAGGTGCTTGAGGACGCCCTGGCCAGGGACAGCGAGGTGCTGGCCCGCGGGGTGCGGATACGCACCCTCTACCACCACACCGCGCGGTTCAACGGGCCCAGTCAGGCGTACGTGGCCATGGCGAGCGCCCTCGGTGCCGAATACCGCACGGCCCACCAGCTGTTCGGCCGGATGATCGTCTTCGACCGGGAGCTGGCGTTCCTGCCCGATCACACGGGGACGTGGGGCGCGGTCGTCATCCGCGAGCCCTCGGTCGTGCACTTCCTGTGCGACCTGTTCGAGCAGGCGTGGACGGAGGCGCAGCCCTTCTCCGACGCGGCCGCCGACGGACTGGAGGCCGTGGCCAAGGACTTGGACCGCACCATCCTGCGGCTTCTCGCCACGGGGCGGAAGGACGAGGCGATCGCGCGGCGCCTCGGCATGTCGCTGCGGACCACGCGCAAGCACATCGCGGACATCATGCAGACACTGGGCGCGGAGAGCCGCTTCCAGGCCGGCTTCGCGGTCGCCGAGCGCGGCCTGCTGGACGGCGACGGTGACGAGGGGGACCCGGACGCGCCGGAGAACGGCCCCGAGCGCCGGCCGTCACCGCCGGACCCCGTCTGAGCCAGGTCGGGTCAGGCCGCTTCGCCCAGGGCGAGTTCGAGCAGGACCGTCGGGGTGTGGACGTCCAGCAGCTCGTAGGCGTGGTCGCGGGGCACGAAGAGTGTCCCGCCCGCGCGCAGGCGCAGGTCCACGGTGTCGTGCGGCCGGGCGTCGTGAGCCCCGGTCTCCCGGGTGAGTTTGCAGCGGCACGCACCTTCGAGCACCGTCAGGATGCGTTCGACGGCTCCCGACGGCTGCCGGCCGCCGACCGACATGGAGCGCAGGAACCAGTAGGAGGGGCGGACCCGCAGGCCCAGCCGTTCGCCGAGCGCCGAGGAAAGTAACTCCGCCTCGGGAGTCGGGACGCCGGGCCGTTCCGGGTGTTCGACGGTGGCGCCCGCCGGGAGACCGCCGGCCCGCCGCCATCCCGCACGCGGGTAGGCGGGCCGTGAGATGCGCAGCAGCTCGGGCAGCGTGTTGAAGTCCTCGGGCCACAGCAGCGCCGGTCCCTTGTCCCCGTGCGTGGCGACGCACAGCGCCAGCTCCTCGACGAAGGACTCCAGCGGCCTCTCCAGCCGTATGGGCTCACGCACAGCTCTCCGATCTCGCAACGGCCCGCCCCCGTGGCAGGGGCCGGCGGGCACCGTCGAGTCGGTGTTCTTCGCGCACTTTTCACCGGTTGACAGGTGTCCCGGCAATCTCCGACGGCGGTGTGAGAGGCATTGTGTCGTTCGCTGAGCCGAACGAATAGTCACGTGTTCCCAGTACACGCGACGTGCCACCCGTCGGGGACGACGGCCGGCCGTGACCGTCGGCGTCGGACGCCGGTGGCCACGGCCGGTACGGCTGCGGGCTGGTTCGGGGGCTGCTTCCGTCAACCGCCTGTGGCGGCGGCCTTCTTGTCCCTCGCCTCGGACACGGCTATCGCCAGCCGCAGCAACTGGACCCTGTTCGGGGAACCCGTCTTCCCCCGAATTCGGCGCAGGTAGGTGTCGACGGTGTGCGGACTCAGTCGCATGCGGCGCGCGATGGACGCGTGGGTGAGGCCGTCGGCGAGGTGGGTCAGCACCTCGCACTCGCGCGCGCTCAACGCCGGTCCGCTCTGCGCCGGGAGACCGGGCCGGTCGGTTCTCATATGGCCCGGGGCGCCGCCGTACGGACCACGGACTCCGCCGGGCCCGAGGGGGTGATCCAGCGGCCCCAGCCGCTGTCCCCGGACGTCGTGACGGTGTGGGACCCGGCGAGGGAGACCGGCGGCTTCGTGCTGCCCCAGCCGCTGTCGTGGGACGGGGTGACGGTGTGCGACCCGGCCAGGGAGACCGGGGGCTTCGTGCTGCCCCAGCCGCTGTCCTGCGGGACGGTGTCGGCGACGACCGCGGAGTGACGTACGGACACCGAGGTCTCCGCGCCGGATACGGCGCCGAGAGCGAGCAGCGCGACGGCGATCACTGTGGTGACGGGGCGGCTGGCTATCACTTTACGCTCCTGTGATTTCGCGGGAGAAGCGGCGTTTCCGGGGTGGAATCTCCGCTGTCACCAGAGTTCTCCAGCGGACGTGGCGGCGGCCATGGGAACCGGTGCTCATCAACTTGCCCGGCAACAACAACGAACGGGTGGCAAAGCGGGCCAAGCCATGCCAAAACAGGGTGAATGACCTGTTGGTGTCTAAGGCCGGGCCGGCGTTCTACGGGAGCGGCCGGGCGGAACCGGTGCGGCCCGCGCGAGCCAGCTCCTCCAGCCGGCTCCGGTCCAGCTTCCCGCTGAGGGTGAGCGGCAGACCTTGCAGCGCCACGAACCTGGCGGGCACCATGTGGCTCGGCAGGAAGGTGGTCATCTGGGCGGACAGACTCTTCGCGAGGTCGTCACCGGCGCCCTCCCGGGGGACGAAGCAGGCGACCAGCATGGGTTCTCCGCGCGGGCTCGGCACCACCACCACGGCGCCTTCGGCCACTTCGCGGCAGGCGAGCAGACGGCTCTCGATCTCGCCCGGCTCGACACGCATCCCGCGCACCTTCACCTGGCGGTCGGCCCGGCCGAGACAGCGCAGGGTGCCGTCGGCCTCCCGCACGGCGAGGTCGCCGGTGCGGTACCACGTCCTGCCGTCGGCGGCGCGCACGAAGGCGCGCCCGGTCAGCTCGGGCCGCCCGAGGTAGCCCTCCGCTATGCCCCCGGACAGCCAGATCTCCCCGCTCTCCCCGTCGGCCACGGGCCGACCCTCGGCGCGGAGTTCGACATCGACGTGCGGAAGGGCGTGGCCGATGGGGGTGCCCGCGGTGTCCCGCCGGGCCAGCACCGGCGGGGTCAGCTCCTGCCATGTCGCGTAGACCGTGCCCTCCGTCGGGCCGTACAGATTGTGGTACGTGGCGTCGGGGGAGAGGCCCAGGTCCATCCAGCGGGACACCGCAGCCGGCTCCACCGGTTCGCCCGCGAGCAGCACCCGGCGCAGGCGGGGGAAGGAGGCGCCGGTCCGCTCGGCGGCGTCGAGCAGGTAGCGGAAGACGGTCGGCACCTGGCTCAGGACCGTCGCGCCCTCCTCGGCCAGCAGACCGGCGAGGCGACGTGGTTCCCGCAGTGCCCGCTCGGGCACCGCCAGTAGCCGGGCGCCGGTCACCAGCGGGGCCCACGACTCGGCCAGACTGACGTCGAAACAGGGCGACGTGGACTGGGCCCAGACCTCGTCGGCGCCGAACGCGAAGGACGACACGAACCCTTCGAGGAAGGCGGCCAGGCTCGCGTGCGACACCACGACGCCCTTGGGGCGGCCCGTGGAACCCGAGGTGTGGATGACGTACGCGGTGCCGTCCGGAGCCCGCACCGCCGGTCTGTCCGTCGCCGGGGACTCGGTGAGGACGAACCCCTCCCCGGGGCCGGACTCCACGACCAGCCGGGCCCCGGCGTCGGCGAGCACGAACTCCTGGCGCTCCCGCGGATAGGAGGGGTCGACCGGCACGTAACCGCAGCCGTGCTGCCAGATGCCCAGGACGGCGGCGTAGACGCGCCATCCGCGCGGCATGCGCATCCCCACCAGCTCGCCCGGCCGCACCCCCGCCCCGGCCAGCAGGTGCCGTACCGTCTCCGCCGCCGCTCCCAGCTCCGCGTACGTCACCTCGCGGGAGGAGTCCGTGACGGCGACTCTCCCGGGATGGCCGGCGATGCTCTTCGCGACCTGTACCTCGACCCGGTCACCCATGGTGCCCAACCGCCCTTCCCGCGTGTGGCATTCGCGGTGCGCCAGGCACCGTCGGCGGGACGCTAACGATCGCCCCGGGGCCGGTCAACGCGTTCCGGAGCGGTTGCGGGACGGTGCCCGGACGGTTGCGCGGGTGAGCCGGGGGCCCTTCTCGTCCCTCGGAACAGCGGAATGCCGGCCGGTGTCGGCCCGGGGTACCCGGCCGTGGGTGAGCGGGTTGGCACCGCACGGAGTGGTGCCGGAACCGGAAGAG comes from the Streptomyces seoulensis genome and includes:
- a CDS encoding HAD family hydrolase, with the protein product MPPSGDQGAARAAVFDVDGTLVDTNYLHVAAWWEALRQAGHDVPSQAIHRAVGLGSSDLVEHLLGVERAREEAEALGAAHKTLYGQYFGRLTALPDAGRLLRRLAEDGWKVVLATSAGGQELSALRTALDADDAISGMASADDVSDGKPAPEPVEQALEQAGAAPERSVFVGDTVWDMQAGSRAGVTCVGLLCGGIPREDLEKAGADVVYDGPEALLASLARSPLGNRD
- a CDS encoding cysteine desulfurase-like protein — protein: MTYDVSALRAQFPALSSGVAHFDGPGGTQTPTPVIEAIAGALSSPLSIRGAVAPGEINAERIVGDFRAAMADLLNADPAGIVFGRSATQLTYDLARTLAARWTAGDEVIVSRLDHDANIRPWVQAAERVGAVVRRAEFDPATGELPPEAVGALLTPRTRLVAVTGASNLIGTRPDLPAIASLVHEAGALLHVDAVHLAAHAHVDVRALGADFTVCSPYKFFGPHHGVLAADPALLATLRPDKLAPSSDAVPERFELGTLPYEALAGTTAAVNFIADLAPTRQTGRRDRLRSAYAAIETHENALRETAETGLYALDGVTTYSHAATRTPTLLLTFQDRPAQAAYHFLATLGIHAPAGSFYALEASRHLGLGTTGGLRVGLSPYTDAEDVARLVAGVAEFLKS
- a CDS encoding helix-turn-helix domain-containing protein, which codes for MTLRQPANGNLFGAGDRLGAEEVAVYRWLATHRQFDPSRMAQDLGLDEAALTRTVDSLVQLGLLQRDAEDDRVMRAVDPHLAAAVATAPLERLIREQQNSLRAFRDQLAQLSSHYEEGLRGAPAALQTIPALSEVRVALDRAAQLCREEMLTVQPGGTRAPEVLEDALARDSEVLARGVRIRTLYHHTARFNGPSQAYVAMASALGAEYRTAHQLFGRMIVFDRELAFLPDHTGTWGAVVIREPSVVHFLCDLFEQAWTEAQPFSDAAADGLEAVAKDLDRTILRLLATGRKDEAIARRLGMSLRTTRKHIADIMQTLGAESRFQAGFAVAERGLLDGDGDEGDPDAPENGPERRPSPPDPV
- a CDS encoding response regulator transcription factor is translated as MSARECEVLTHLADGLTHASIARRMRLSPHTVDTYLRRIRGKTGSPNRVQLLRLAIAVSEARDKKAAATGG
- a CDS encoding amino acid adenylation domain-containing protein encodes the protein MGDRVEVQVAKSIAGHPGRVAVTDSSREVTYAELGAAAETVRHLLAGAGVRPGELVGMRMPRGWRVYAAVLGIWQHGCGYVPVDPSYPRERQEFVLADAGARLVVESGPGEGFVLTESPATDRPAVRAPDGTAYVIHTSGSTGRPKGVVVSHASLAAFLEGFVSSFAFGADEVWAQSTSPCFDVSLAESWAPLVTGARLLAVPERALREPRRLAGLLAEEGATVLSQVPTVFRYLLDAAERTGASFPRLRRVLLAGEPVEPAAVSRWMDLGLSPDATYHNLYGPTEGTVYATWQELTPPVLARRDTAGTPIGHALPHVDVELRAEGRPVADGESGEIWLSGGIAEGYLGRPELTGRAFVRAADGRTWYRTGDLAVREADGTLRCLGRADRQVKVRGMRVEPGEIESRLLACREVAEGAVVVVPSPRGEPMLVACFVPREGAGDDLAKSLSAQMTTFLPSHMVPARFVALQGLPLTLSGKLDRSRLEELARAGRTGSARPLP